In Antarcticibacterium arcticum, the genomic stretch CCACCAAGCAGCAAAGGTGAAAAGGTTACTTTAAGGGATATTCTGGGTCTGGAAGCCCTGGCATTGTTAAAAGGAAGAAATTTTCTTATGTTCTTTTTATCTTCAGTGCTTATATGTATTCCACTGGCTTTTTATTATCAAAATGCAAACCCATTCCTGGCTGAAGTTGGAATGGCAGATCCCACCGCGATGATGACCATTGGCCAGGTTTCTGAAGTCCTCTTTCTATTATTGTTGCCCTTCTTTTTTAAGAAATTTGGCTTTAAGGTTACCTTGCTCGCGGGAATGCTTGCCTGGGCACTCCGGTACCTGCTATTTGCATATGGCAACGCCGGCGAATTGGTTTACATGCTTGTATTGGGGATAGCTTTACATGGAATTTGTTATGACTTTTTCTTTGTAGCCGGACAAATCTATACAGACTCCAAAGCAGGGCCTAAGATCAAAAGTGCCGCTCAGGGGTTAATTACCCTGGCCACTTATGGTGTAGGGATGCTTATTGGATTTTGGGTGGCAGGACAAATAAGTGATATGTACCTAAACCCGGACGGCAGCCATGACTGGGAAAGTATTTGGATAGTTCCTGCCATATTTGCTTTTGTGGTAATGATATTATTTGCTATTTTCTTCAAAAATGAAAAGCTTGACAAAAAGGTAGTAGAAAACATTTAAAATTAAATAAATGAGTAAAAAAATAAAATTGGCAATCCTGGGTGGTGGTGGTGATTCGCTTATTGGAATTCTTCACAGGGTGGCATCTGCAATGTTTGACCAATTTGAGTTGGTGGGCGGTGTTTTTAATCCGGACCTTGAAGAAAGTAAAAAATTTGCCCGTGAAATTGGTATTGAAACAAACAGGGTCTATAAGGATCTGGAATCCTTTATAGCTTCAGAGAGGGCTATGAATGAAGATGAGAGGGTTCAGGTAGTGTCTATCCTTACCCCAAATTTCCTCCATTTTCCTATGGCCAAGCAGCTCCTGGAAAATAATTTTCATGTTATTTGTGAAAAGCCCCTCACCACTACCTTTGAAGAGGCAAAGATTTTGCAGGAAACACAAAAAAAATCCAATTCCATATTCGCCGTAACTTATACCTATACCGGATATCCTATGGTGCGCCAAATGCGTGAAATGATAGCGGATGGCGTCCTTGGCAGGATCCAGAAAATAGATGTGCAATATTACCAGGGTTGGATCAACCCAATTATCCATGATGAGGAAAAAAGGGCAAACACCTGGAGATTGGATCCGGAAAAATCTGGTATTAGCTGCTGTGTAGGAGATATTGGAACGCACGCTTTTGACATGATCGAATACGTAAGCGGACTGGAGATAAAGAAGATCCTGGCAGACCTTAATTATCTTTATAAAGATAACCGTATGGATATTGACGGTACAATTTTACTGCGCTTTGATGAATTTGTAAAAGGCGTTATAAGGACCAGCCAGATTGCCACAGGGGAAGAAAATAATTTTACCGTAAGCATATACGGTGAAAAAGCAGGGCTTAAATGGGAACAGGAAAACCCAAATTACCTTTACCTTCTTGAGGAGGGCGAACCTATGCGGGTCCTTAAACCAGGCCATGTTTATAACAGCAAGTTGTCCCTGGATGGCACAAAACTTCCACCCGGGCATCCCGAGGGAATTTTCGATTCGATGGGTAATATTTACAAGGGAGTAGCACGGGCTATTAGAAATGAGCCTTATCATCCCGGGGAATTTCCTACAATGCGGGATGGAGTTCGAGGCATGAATTTTATAGAAAAAGCTGTAGAGTCTCACCAGAAAGGGAATATTTGGATAGAAATTGAAGACTAATAATCACATAAAATAATTATTATGAAGACAATTAAAGGACCTGCGGTATTCCTGGCCCAGTTCATGGATAGCAACCCACCTTTTAATTCTCTGGATGGCCTGTGTAAATGGGCAGCAGATCTTGGTTATAAAGGGATCCAGATCCCAACCTGGGAAAAAGCCCTGATAGATCTTGACAAAGCCGGTGAAAGCAAAACCTACTGCGATGAATTAAAAGGCAAAATAGAATCCTACGGCCTGGAGATCACCGAGCTCGCTTCTCATTTACAAGGGCAGCTTGTAGCGGTTCACCCGGCATATGATACTATGTTCGATAATTTTGCGCCAGAGGCTTATAAGAATAATCCCAAAGAGCGTACAGCCTGGGCGGTGTCCCAGGTAAAAAGCTGTGCCCGTGCAAGCAGGCACCTGGGCCTGGACGTACATGGGACTTTTAGTGGTTCCCTGTTATGGCATACCGCCCATCCCTGGCCACAGCGACCTCAGGGTCTTGTTGAAATGGGTTTTGAAGAACTTGCAAAACGCTGGATGCCTATTCTTAACGCTTTTGAAGAAGAGGGAGTAGATGTTTGTTATGAAGTCCATCCCGGGGAAGACCTCCACGATGGAGTAACATTTGAAAGATTTCTTGAAGCTACCAATCATCATAAGCGGGTAAATATCCTGTATGATCCAAGCCATTTTGTTTTACAACAACTTGATTATATAGAGTACATTGATCATTACCATGAGTATATCAAAATGTTTCACGTAAAAGATGCTGAATTTAATCCCACAGGGAAAAAGGGCACATTTGGAGGATACTCAGACTGGGTAGACCGGGCAGGAAGGTACAGGCATCCCGGGGACGGACAGGTAGATTTCAAGACTATTTTCTCCAAATTAACCCAATACGGTTGTGACGTATGGGCAGTAATGGAATGGGAATGCTGTATAAAATCTCCCGAACAGGGCGCTCGGGAAGGTGCCGCGTTTATTCAGAACCATATCATAGAAGCAACTCAAAAGAAATTCGATGACTTTGCAGGTAGTGAAATAGATGAAGTAAAACTGAAAAAGATCCTGGGAATCAATTAAAATTTCCAAAGTTAAAAGACATAAGGTTAATTACAAGTAAGCAAGAATTAATATATGCCAATTACATATTACCTTTAACAAACAATAAATATATACAAATGAAAAAATCAAGTTTATTATTTATGGTTGTTGCTGTTGTTACATTAAGCTGTAAGGATAACGAACGCAGCCGCGAAGATGATGACATAATGCCAACAGAGACAGAAACTATGCAACAAAACAGGCAACAACAGGATGCAGCCATTTTTAACGGCCAGGACCTTGATGGGTGGAAAGCTTACAACTCCAATGAGGTTACCCAATGGCGGGTGGAAGACAGCGCAATTGCTTTTACTCCTGCCGAAGGCCAGCGATCTGGTACAGAGAATATAATAACTGAAAAAGAATATACCAACTTTGAACTTACACTGGAGTGGAAAATTTCAGAAGGGGGTAATAGCGGGATCATGTGGGGAGTACAGGAGGAGGAGCAATTTAATGAACCCTATCTTACGGGGCCAGAGATCCAGATACTGGACAACAAAGCGCATCCGGATGCCCAGAATGGCCCTATTCGCCAGGCTGGTGCCTTGTATGATATGGTTGAACCGTCCAGTGATGTTACAAAACCTGCGGGAGAATGGAATAATTTGGTTTTACGAATAGACCATAATGAGAATAAAGGAACCGTAACCCTTAATGGAACTAAAACAACCGAGTTTCCTCTTCACGGTGAGGAATGGGATAAGCTGGTAAAAAACTCAAAATTTAGTGATTGGGAACATTTTGGCAAGCACCGCTCAGGCCATATTGCCTTACAGGATCATGGAGATAAAGTGTGGTACCGAAATATTAAAATAAAAGAACTGGATAAATAATTTATTATTTATAAGGAATAAAAAAGACTGCCGTTTCCCGTGCAGTCTTTTTTTATTCCACCGGCTTTTTTCCTTAATTTCATAAAAATTACAAATTATGACCAATACAAAAATATTTTTTGAGAACGGGGAGGGTAATAAATTGGCAGGATACCTGGAATTACCCCTGGATCAAAAGCCACATAATTTTATTCTTATGGCCCACTGTTTTACCTGTGACAAAAACTTTCATCGGGTAAGAAATATAAGCAAGTCTCTAACTTTAAAAGGTTTTGGAGTCCTGCGATTTGATTTCACGGGTCTGGGGGAAAGTGAAGGGGATTTTTCCGATTCAAATTTTTCCGGAAATGTGGAAGATCTTATTGCTGCTGCCGGTTTTTTAAAAAGGGAATATAAAAGCCCCTCTATGATCATTGGTCATTCCTTTGGAGGGGCAGCGGCCATATTTGCATCTGCATTGCTTCCCGAAGTTAAAGCGCTGGCAACCATTGGCACACCCTCATCGCTGGACCACGTTACACACCTGTTAAGCGAGGGACTTGAAAAAATCAATAAAACAGGACAGGCCATAGTTAATATAGGAGGCAGGCCATTTGAAATTAAAAGACAATTTTTAGAGGATCTGGAAACCAAGGATCTTAAAAAGGTGATAGCAGGTCTTCGAAAATCCATATTAATACTTCATTCTCCACAGGATAATATTGTGGAAATTAAAAACGCTGAGGAACTTTATAAAGCCGCTAGACATCCTAAAAGTTTTATTTCTCTTGATGGCGCCAATCATCTTTTATCAAAAAGAGAAGATTCCCATTATGTAGGCGAAGTAATAGGCACCTGGGCGTATAGATATCTTGATATACCGGAAGCCCCACAACCCAAAACAACCCACGAAGTTGTGGCTCAACTTGAAGAGGAAGGTTTCACCACATATCTTAAAGCAGGAAATCATCAATTGATCGCAGATGAACCCAAAGAGTTTGGGGGCAGCGATTTTGGACCTACCCCGTACGATTATCTCTCGGCAGCCCTTGCGGCCTGTACGTCTATGACCCTGCAAATGTATGCAAGGAGAAAAAAATGGCCTGTTGGAATTGTAGAAACTCACGTGAACCATTCTAAGACCCATGCCCTGGATTGTGAACATTGTGATGAGGGCAAAGCAAAATTAGATACCTTCGAAAGGATTATAACATTTACCGAAGATCTTGAAAAAGAACAAATAAACCGCTTAATTGAAATTGCAGATAAATGTCCTGTGCATAAAACCCTCCATAATAAAGTGAATATTATAACCGGCCATAAAACCAAATAAACATTGAAGCGCCGTAGATTCCCTTCACTATTGTTAAGCAATCCCTAAATCTTTGGTGAAACCTAATTATACAATTACTTTAGTACAAGAAATTAATAACCAATCTTCTTTTATTATGAAAAACATAAGCATAACATTATTATTCTGTGCAGGCCTTTTAATTTCAGGATGTAAGAATGACAAAAAAGATTCAACCGATAATAAAAATACGGAAACCACTACCTCTACCAAAGAAGAAGTAAAGAAAATACGGGTCACAATAGAGCCGAAAAGCGGTAGCTCTCTGTCTGGAAACGCGGTATTTACCGAAGAAAACGGAGAAGTGACCATGACTGCCATTATTGACGGTTTGCCGGAAGGAATGCATGCTATTCACCTGCACGAAAGTGCCGATTGTGCTTCTGAAGACGGATCATCTGCCGGAGGACACTGGAACCCAACCTTCGAAAAACATGGAATATGGGGTGCATCAGGAGGTTATCACAAGGGTGATATAGGAAATTTTAAGGTTGACACCAATGGAAATGGGACTATCACTATGACTACAGATGAATGGTGTATAGGATGTGATGATGAATCCAAAAACATAGTGGGTAAAGCAATTGTGATCCACGATGGAGTAGATGATTTCACATCTCAACCGGCTGGAAATGCAGGTACCCGAGTTGGATGTGGTAGTATAAGACAGTAATTTTATTAAGTAAATAATTTAAAAAAAACAAAGCAACCCGAGGGTTGCTTTGTTTTTTACACCCAAAATTTTAATACATTTAATGCGATATAAAAATATATGCAACAGGACCAATTAATCGCACAATTACAGGCCGGCAATGAAAAGGCATTTGAAAGGATCTATGAATTATATTCTGAAAGTACTTATGGAATTATCCATAGCATTACCCGGGATAAGGAGATCTCTGAAGAATTGCTGCAGGATGTCTTTTTAAAGATCTGGAATAATGCAGAATCCTATAATCCGGATAAAGGCCGTTTTTTCACCTGGATCCTGAACATTGCAAGAAACGCTTCTATTGATAAGATTAGATCCAAAAGCTTTAGAAACCATCGCTTAAACCTTACATCAGATAATTTCGTAGATATATTAGAGTCAAAGAGTTCCATTGGGAGCAAAATAGACGCCATAGGATTGCAAAAATACATAGACATCCTTGAACCGGTTTGTAAAAAATTAATTGACCTGCTCTTCTTTAAAGGCTTTACCCAAAAAGAAACTGCAGAAGAACTGGAAATGCCTCTTGGAACGGTGAAGACCCGAAACCGGATTTGCATAGATAAATTAAGATCAACAGTAATTAATTAAATGGATATAAACGAATATATAAATTCAGGAATACTCGAACTCTATGTTTACGGAGCCCTTACGGAGGAAGAAAGCGCCGAGGTTACCCGCATCCTGAAACAATATCCTGATGTAAAAGCTGAAGTTGAAGAAATTGAAGCAGCACTTTTAAATTTAAGTGCCGCGGTAGCCCCAAATAATCCTGAATTTCTAATAAATTCCATAAAATCCAAATTATCAGGCAACCATAATCTCACAAGGCCTCCAAAAACCTCCAACCTTCCTTCATATATTGGCTGGGCAGCAAGTATCTTGTTATTGGTAGGCCTGTTTTTTATGTTTAACAAAAACAGGGAATTACGGGAATCCCTGCAGGCATTGCAGGCAGAAAAAGCCCAAATGGAATCCCAAATTGTTGATGCCCGGGAAAGTGCCGATAAAACCCGCGAATTATTGAATGTTTTAAGAGACCGGAGTATTTTAAGGGTAGAATTACAAGGCCAGGAAGTTGCTCCACAGGCATTTGCAACGGCCTATTGGGATGAGAATACCAACACTACATATATAGATGCCAGGGACCTCCCACCGCCTCCGCGGGGAATGGTGTATCAGGTATGGTCATTAAAACTACAACCACTTACTCCTACGAGTATTGGGTTGCTGGAAAATTTTGAAGAAGATGAAAACCAGATCTTTGTCCTGTCCAATTCAAATGAATCTGAAGCTTTTGGAATTACCCTGGAACCGGCCGGCGGAAGCGAAAGCCCAACTATGGAGCAATTATATACCCTGGGAGTAGTATCTTCCTGAGCCTGGTGCAATATTATTAAACCTGGAATACAGAAAAGGTTTGTTCCCCTGAGAACAAACCTTTTCCTAACCAACCAAAAAATAAAAAATGGTTTTTAAGTAACCTTCCTCATAACAAAAACAGCATTAACTTAATAATCAGTTTATGTATGTTCCTGGTTATGAGTTAAAAAGTCGCCTAAATACATAATTACTATATATACGAATTCATTTCCCTTACGGTTTTTCTATCATAACATTTTCCGCAGTAATTATTTGATAAAAATTTGCTCTTAAAATAGGCCGGTAGAGAAATTTGCTGCTTGTTTGTAACATTATGTATATTGGAAAGACATATAGGACACTAACCGTTATGTGTGAATAAAGAACTAGAACATCAGTTTGTAACCCATCTAGAGAAGCATCAAAATATTGTGCACAAGATTTGTCGCATTTATACAAATGACCAGGCTTCACATAATGATCTCTTCCAGGAAATAACTATACAATTGTGGAAAGCTTACCCTAAATTCAGGGGTGATGCAAAGTTTAGTACCTGGATGTACCGGGTAGCATTGAATACGGCAATTACTTTATACCGTAAAAAGAAAAGGGGCATACAAACCCAGGATATTGATACAGTTCATTTCAGGGTGCCTATAGACGAATACAATCACGAGATAGAACAACAGCTAAAGCTTTTATATGACGCGGTTAAAGAACTGAATGACATTGAAAAAGCGCTGGTATTTTTATATCTGGAAGATAAGAATTACAAGGAAATATCAGAAACCCTGGGAATAAGTGAGGTGAATGCAAGGGTAAAAATGAACAGGGTGAAAACAAAATTAAAAAACATATTAAATCCGTAAGCGCTATGGATGAATTAGAACTATTAAAAAAGGACTGGCAGAGGCAGGAGGATAATTATCCCCGCCTTAGCTATGACCAGATCTACAATATGATCTGGAAAAAATCTTCCTCTATTGTGAAATGGATCTTTGTGATAAGTATCATCGAGTTTCTATTTTGGTCTGTAATCACCCTGTTCCTGGCAGACAAAGATTATTGGTTAGAACTGGACCGGCTTCATCTAAAGGAATTTACCATTATTTCCTATATCATAAGCTATGGTATAACCTTCTTCTTTATTTATAAATTTTACAGAAATTATATAAAGATATCGGCTACAGATAATGTTTCTTCCCTTATGGAGAATATCCTGAATACGCGGAAAACTGTGAAATATTATATTGCTTTTGTACTTATAAGCACAGCAATAGTATTTTTAATAGTGACTTATTTTACTTTCTATTATCATGCATTAAATACAGAGGTTGCTGAAATAGAGAAATATACATTCTCCCCCGCCCAATGGGCTATTTTTATAGGGGTGATGGTTTTAATCCTAATATTAGTCCTGGGGATTATCTGGTTATTCTACCGTCTTATCTATGGTATATTATTACGCAGGCTTAATAAGAATTACAGAGAATTAAAGAAACTGGAAATGTAAAAAGGGATATGAGGGACTTTAGTATTCCCATTTCCTGGTTTTGTTGAGCTCCTCCATGGCATCAAGTTCTTCTCTTGGAATAACTTTTAAGAAAGAAGGATGCTGCTCTATAGCGTATTCAAGTTTTTGTACAATTTCCTCAATACTTTCATGATCGTAATCAATATCCAGTGGAGGTTTGATCTGGAAAGATTGCAAAATTCCTCTTTTCTTTATACGTAATCCCTTTTTATCAAAGGACCTTCTAAAGCCATCTATAACTACGGGAATTACTATGGGACGGTGATTTTTGATAATATGGGCAGTTCCTTTTCTTATGGGCTTAAATGGTTTTGTTGTGCCCTGTGGAAATGTAATTACCCATCCGTCTTTTAATGCGATGGCAATGTTTTCAGTATCATTTAAATTTATCTCGCGTTGTACATCTTTTCCTTTATCCCTCCAGGTGCGTTCAACACTTATGGCCCCGGCATAAGCCATTATTCGTGTAAGCAATCCCGCTTTCATTGTTTCCTTTGCGGCAACATAATATATATTCATTTTGGGCTGCCAGATGTAACCAACATTTTTAATGGAATCTACCCTTCCGCTCAGGCTGGCATTAAAAACATGGAACATGGCCGTAACATCTGCAAAATAAGTTTGATGGTTAGATACGAACAGAACATTGGTATCCGGCAAATCCTTAATAATTTCAGAACCTTCTATCTTAAGTTCATTAAAACCATGGAACCTTCTGTGGGTAAGTACCCCAAAAATTCGGATAAGCCATTTCTTAAGAATAAGGTAATGACCAAACGGGTTTTTCTTTAATAATCCCATATTTCCATAGTAATTTTATATCATTCGGTTTAATTAAACAGGGCGCAAATATAGCAAAATGGCCTTTACAGGACCTCCTTCAGCAAATCCTTTAATTCGCTAAGCATCATGGCAGTGGCTCCCCACACCACATGGCCGTTTAAAAAATAAGCCGGCACTTCGATCTCTTCGGCATAAGAGGTGCTTAGTTTTTGTGTTATCAAATTATTATCATCCAGAAAATGATCCAGGTTCACTTCCAGGATCTGTTCTACTTCACTTTCCTGGGGCTTTAAAATCGGGGTTTTATCTATAAGTCCCATATAAGGATGTACCCAAAAATCGCTGGGGGAATGTATAATTTAGTGAGTTTTTTAATAACTTTCACTTCACTCCTGGATATTCCCACTTCTTCCTCTGTTTCCCTTAAAGCTGTATGTTTGAGATTTTTATCATATACCTCGAGTCTTCCTCCCGGAAACCCCACCTGGTTAGAATGTACACCCCGATAGGTTTTTCTAAGGATTAACACCAGATGGGTCATTTGTTTTACATCTGGATAAAAAACAGCCATAACCCCTGCTTTATTGGAGTTTTTGGTAGAAAAATCTATTTGTTCCAATTCCTGTATCCTTAAAACAGGAGCCAATTTATGCTGGGCTTCCTCCCCCGGTAGCGGTAAATTTGGTAAATTTGATACCTTATATTTAAATTCATTAAAATCCATGGGAAGATATTTCGCTTCTATATTTTATTTCCTTTTTCTCGTTTTCGCAAGTTGTGAAGATACGGAAAAGTCCAGTAAAAATACCACACAGCACACCCCAACCACCGCGATTTCGGGTACAGATTCTATTCCTGATAAAGCTGTAAATACCACAAAGGATCCTTCGCGAAAAATAGAAACCAAAACCGATGAAGGTAAAACCCTGGTACAGGAAGAACTTATTCCTTTTTTAACCCAATATGGCAAGGAAAATAAGGAAAACAGGGTGAAGATCATTACCCGTTTTGGTGAAATAGAAGTATTACTTTATAATGATACTCCATTGCACAGGGCAAACTTTATTTATTTAGTAAAAAAGGGATATTTTAACAATACATTCTTCCACCGTGTAGCAAAGGGTTTTGTGATACAAGGCGGAAATTCAGATAACAGGGTGACCAGCCAAAAGAGAAATGAAAACGGAAATTATCTTATCCCTGGAGAATTTGATACAGGCCATAAACATTCCAGGGGAGCTTTCTCTGCCGCCAAATATGCCGAACAAAATGTGAGTAAAGCTTCTTCTCCTTATGAATTCTTTATTGTACAAAGCAACAGGGGGGCTCACCACCTGGACAATGACCACACCGTTTTTGGCAGGGTTACCAAAGGAATGGACGTTGTAGATGTAATAGCTGAACAGGAAGTTGGAGAAGGTGAATGGCCACACCGCAACATTCATATAAAAATGGAAATTATTGACTAATTATTTTTGGGTATAATAATTATAGTCCTTTAACACCCTGTCTATAAAATCCAAAGGTCGCTCTACAGGCTTCACTTCCAGGAGTACGGCTACTTTATCTGCCAGTGTAACTATTACGTTATGATAGCCATTTCTGCGGGCGTTGTAATATATTTTTTTAATCTTTTGAATATCACGGTCCTTTAAGATAGTTACCTGAGAATAAGTTGGCACATAATTTTCCGGAATATCCATATGCAGGGTTTGAGATAACTGCATTTTATTTCTTTCAGAGATCACGGCCGTGCCGG encodes the following:
- a CDS encoding peptidylprolyl isomerase, giving the protein MGRYFASIFYFLFLVFASCEDTEKSSKNTTQHTPTTAISGTDSIPDKAVNTTKDPSRKIETKTDEGKTLVQEELIPFLTQYGKENKENRVKIITRFGEIEVLLYNDTPLHRANFIYLVKKGYFNNTFFHRVAKGFVIQGGNSDNRVTSQKRNENGNYLIPGEFDTGHKHSRGAFSAAKYAEQNVSKASSPYEFFIVQSNRGAHHLDNDHTVFGRVTKGMDVVDVIAEQEVGEGEWPHRNIHIKMEIID
- a CDS encoding sugar phosphate isomerase/epimerase family protein, whose translation is MKTIKGPAVFLAQFMDSNPPFNSLDGLCKWAADLGYKGIQIPTWEKALIDLDKAGESKTYCDELKGKIESYGLEITELASHLQGQLVAVHPAYDTMFDNFAPEAYKNNPKERTAWAVSQVKSCARASRHLGLDVHGTFSGSLLWHTAHPWPQRPQGLVEMGFEELAKRWMPILNAFEEEGVDVCYEVHPGEDLHDGVTFERFLEATNHHKRVNILYDPSHFVLQQLDYIEYIDHYHEYIKMFHVKDAEFNPTGKKGTFGGYSDWVDRAGRYRHPGDGQVDFKTIFSKLTQYGCDVWAVMEWECCIKSPEQGAREGAAFIQNHIIEATQKKFDDFAGSEIDEVKLKKILGIN
- a CDS encoding RNA polymerase sigma factor, which encodes MQQDQLIAQLQAGNEKAFERIYELYSESTYGIIHSITRDKEISEELLQDVFLKIWNNAESYNPDKGRFFTWILNIARNASIDKIRSKSFRNHRLNLTSDNFVDILESKSSIGSKIDAIGLQKYIDILEPVCKKLIDLLFFKGFTQKETAEELEMPLGTVKTRNRICIDKLRSTVIN
- a CDS encoding lysophospholipid acyltransferase family protein, which produces MGLLKKNPFGHYLILKKWLIRIFGVLTHRRFHGFNELKIEGSEIIKDLPDTNVLFVSNHQTYFADVTAMFHVFNASLSGRVDSIKNVGYIWQPKMNIYYVAAKETMKAGLLTRIMAYAGAISVERTWRDKGKDVQREINLNDTENIAIALKDGWVITFPQGTTKPFKPIRKGTAHIIKNHRPIVIPVVIDGFRRSFDKKGLRIKKRGILQSFQIKPPLDIDYDHESIEEIVQKLEYAIEQHPSFLKVIPREELDAMEELNKTRKWEY
- a CDS encoding anti-sigma factor, whose amino-acid sequence is MDINEYINSGILELYVYGALTEEESAEVTRILKQYPDVKAEVEEIEAALLNLSAAVAPNNPEFLINSIKSKLSGNHNLTRPPKTSNLPSYIGWAASILLLVGLFFMFNKNRELRESLQALQAEKAQMESQIVDARESADKTRELLNVLRDRSILRVELQGQEVAPQAFATAYWDENTNTTYIDARDLPPPPRGMVYQVWSLKLQPLTPTSIGLLENFEEDENQIFVLSNSNESEAFGITLEPAGGSESPTMEQLYTLGVVSS
- a CDS encoding bifunctional alpha/beta hydrolase/OsmC family protein, which codes for MTNTKIFFENGEGNKLAGYLELPLDQKPHNFILMAHCFTCDKNFHRVRNISKSLTLKGFGVLRFDFTGLGESEGDFSDSNFSGNVEDLIAAAGFLKREYKSPSMIIGHSFGGAAAIFASALLPEVKALATIGTPSSLDHVTHLLSEGLEKINKTGQAIVNIGGRPFEIKRQFLEDLETKDLKKVIAGLRKSILILHSPQDNIVEIKNAEELYKAARHPKSFISLDGANHLLSKREDSHYVGEVIGTWAYRYLDIPEAPQPKTTHEVVAQLEEEGFTTYLKAGNHQLIADEPKEFGGSDFGPTPYDYLSAALAACTSMTLQMYARRKKWPVGIVETHVNHSKTHALDCEHCDEGKAKLDTFERIITFTEDLEKEQINRLIEIADKCPVHKTLHNKVNIITGHKTK
- a CDS encoding RNA polymerase sigma factor encodes the protein MNKELEHQFVTHLEKHQNIVHKICRIYTNDQASHNDLFQEITIQLWKAYPKFRGDAKFSTWMYRVALNTAITLYRKKKRGIQTQDIDTVHFRVPIDEYNHEIEQQLKLLYDAVKELNDIEKALVFLYLEDKNYKEISETLGISEVNARVKMNRVKTKLKNILNP
- a CDS encoding superoxide dismutase family protein → MKNISITLLFCAGLLISGCKNDKKDSTDNKNTETTTSTKEEVKKIRVTIEPKSGSSLSGNAVFTEENGEVTMTAIIDGLPEGMHAIHLHESADCASEDGSSAGGHWNPTFEKHGIWGASGGYHKGDIGNFKVDTNGNGTITMTTDEWCIGCDDESKNIVGKAIVIHDGVDDFTSQPAGNAGTRVGCGSIRQ
- a CDS encoding Gfo/Idh/MocA family protein, which encodes MSKKIKLAILGGGGDSLIGILHRVASAMFDQFELVGGVFNPDLEESKKFAREIGIETNRVYKDLESFIASERAMNEDERVQVVSILTPNFLHFPMAKQLLENNFHVICEKPLTTTFEEAKILQETQKKSNSIFAVTYTYTGYPMVRQMREMIADGVLGRIQKIDVQYYQGWINPIIHDEEKRANTWRLDPEKSGISCCVGDIGTHAFDMIEYVSGLEIKKILADLNYLYKDNRMDIDGTILLRFDEFVKGVIRTSQIATGEENNFTVSIYGEKAGLKWEQENPNYLYLLEEGEPMRVLKPGHVYNSKLSLDGTKLPPGHPEGIFDSMGNIYKGVARAIRNEPYHPGEFPTMRDGVRGMNFIEKAVESHQKGNIWIEIED
- a CDS encoding nucleoside permease, which translates into the protein MKNLVRFQLSTMMFLEFFIWGGWFVTLGTFLGNNLDATGGQTAMAFSTQSWGAIIAPFIIGLIADRFFNAERILGILHLVGAGLLYMMYQSDDFATFYPFVLGYMIIYMPTLALVNSISFYQMNDPEKQFSGIRVFGTLGWIIAGLVISLVFAWDAPEALAAGMLRYTFLMVAIASAVLGLFSFTLPKTPPSSKGEKVTLRDILGLEALALLKGRNFLMFFLSSVLICIPLAFYYQNANPFLAEVGMADPTAMMTIGQVSEVLFLLLLPFFFKKFGFKVTLLAGMLAWALRYLLFAYGNAGELVYMLVLGIALHGICYDFFFVAGQIYTDSKAGPKIKSAAQGLITLATYGVGMLIGFWVAGQISDMYLNPDGSHDWESIWIVPAIFAFVVMILFAIFFKNEKLDKKVVENI
- a CDS encoding NUDIX hydrolase, translating into MDFNEFKYKVSNLPNLPLPGEEAQHKLAPVLRIQELEQIDFSTKNSNKAGVMAVFYPDVKQMTHLVLILRKTYRGVHSNQVGFPGGRLEVYDKNLKHTALRETEEEVGISRSEVKVIKKLTKLYIPPAIFGYILIWDL
- a CDS encoding NUDIX hydrolase — protein: MGLIDKTPILKPQESEVEQILEVNLDHFLDDNNLITQKLSTSYAEEIEVPAYFLNGHVVWGATAMMLSELKDLLKEVL
- a CDS encoding 3-keto-disaccharide hydrolase, with product MKKSSLLFMVVAVVTLSCKDNERSREDDDIMPTETETMQQNRQQQDAAIFNGQDLDGWKAYNSNEVTQWRVEDSAIAFTPAEGQRSGTENIITEKEYTNFELTLEWKISEGGNSGIMWGVQEEEQFNEPYLTGPEIQILDNKAHPDAQNGPIRQAGALYDMVEPSSDVTKPAGEWNNLVLRIDHNENKGTVTLNGTKTTEFPLHGEEWDKLVKNSKFSDWEHFGKHRSGHIALQDHGDKVWYRNIKIKELDK